In Arachis stenosperma cultivar V10309 chromosome 1, arast.V10309.gnm1.PFL2, whole genome shotgun sequence, one DNA window encodes the following:
- the LOC130934877 gene encoding uncharacterized protein LOC130934877 translates to MEQNRSIAALVSAGFSGPFQLGKEFSSNWTHQNFRLLFQNLICEEETSNNIVQTTRVSAVLRAFPASFPIFAWQGRTGLAGLTLSAEGTWDSLTRKLCMTGCVNSVLDSEECNYQVSLHFPNVFSIKQRSVLLGSIYSIKNETNTSFLPLLFDSLRGPSDLKSLGLYNNPYYNYSKVELAAANKKKSPPSKLCTFIKKFLKYPTLVDGLDLHAQLNFLSNKLNFHGCAVHHQSMRNQKSRVDIQMEVLSLDTSYQHETTEPEEKNLINISLHLAFSEGYLVESEVLYPYFLEGVYDPLAGDMHLSGCRKVSPNDNSSFEPGLDCMVEVKVQYPSESTRWLMYPSVEMTITSQRSEEDALHFRTITLKTLRISYNEHEQDYALMKTFEGVLRLLISLAAVAIIWSQLRYMNSNDSCIPYISHGTLALLMFGYGAELIMSTEILFESNQHSIRNLPYELQTPRILLLLVSLLLTIKQYQKVSEAKHMPNGYYFVPAMSVIMKTLALKMQDLFLMPQVIENMASSSQVRPLRKTYYFGLTLLRLVIHFYYYIRDPCPFNYDGGDALIYNQPKEKSPKREASDIHFLTRRHKTMKEKSSTAADITTVHHRKQSTSTSNLSEREGAATRIDASSCQY, encoded by the exons ATGGAGCAAAATCGTTCGATAGCAGCTTTAGTTTCTGCAGGTTTCTCAG GCCCTTTTCAACTCGGAAAAGAATTTAGTTCTAATTGGACTCACCAAAACTTTAGGCTGCTCTTTCAGAATCTTATCTGTGAGGAGGAAACATCTAACAATATTGTCCAAACTACAAGAGTTTCTGCAGTTCTAAGAGCATTTCCTGCATCATTTCCTATATTTGCATGGCAAGGTAGAACGGGTCTCGCAGGCCTGACTCTATCTGCAGAAGGAACATGGGATTCCTTAACAAGAAAACTTTGCATGACTGGGTGTGTTAATTCAGTGTTAGACTCAGAGGAATGCAATTACCAGGTATCTTTACACTTTCCAAATGTGTTCTCCATCAAGCAGAGGAGTGTATTGCTAGGTAGCATATATAGCATCAAAAATGAAACAAATACATCcttcttgcctttgttgtttGATTCACTAAGGGGCCCTTCAGATCTCAAGAGCCTTGGTTTGTATAACAATCCATATTATAATTACTCAAAGGTTGAGCTAGCTGCAGCAAACAAAAAGAAGAGTCCACCCTCCAAATTGTGCACCTTTATCAAGAAGTTCTTGAAGTATCCAACTCTGGTGGATGGACTAGATTTGCATGCTCAGCTAAATTTCCTCTCCAATAAACTCAATTTCCATGGGTGTGCAGTTCATCATCAATCCATGAGGAATCAGAAGTCAAGGGTCGATATTCAGATGGAAGTACTTTCACTTGATACTTCATATCAACATGAAACAACAGAACCAGAAGAGAAGAACCTCATTAACATATCATTACATCTGGCGTTCTCTGAAGGATATTTGGTTGAAAGTGAAGTTCTTTACCCTTACTTCTTGGAAGGTGTTTATGATCCCTTAGCGGGTGATATGCATCTAAGTGGTTGCAGAAAGGTTTCACCAAATGATAACAGCAGTTTTGAGCCTGGGCTAGATTGTATGGTAGAAGTTAAGGTTCAGTATCCATCTGAATCAACAAGATGGCTGATGTATCCGTCAGTTGAAATGACCATTACTAGCCAAAGGAGCGAAGAAGATGCGCTGCATTTCAGGACTATCACTCTCAAAACTCTAAGGATTTCATACAATGAGCATGAACAGGACTATGCCTTGATGAAAACCTTTGAAGGTGTTCTAAGGCTTCTGATTTCCCTAGCAGCAGTAGCCATAATTTGGAGCCAACTTCGTTACATGAATTCAAATGATAGCTGCATTCCTTACATCTCTCATGGAACGCTTGCTCTGTTGATGTTTGGTTATGGTGCAGAGTTGATAATGTCCACTGAGATCCTATTTGAATCAAACCAACATTCTATTAGAAATTTGCCTTATGAATTGCAAACCCCAAGAATTCTTCTACTGTTGGTTTCTTTGCTTCTTACTATAAAACAGTATCAAAAGGTGTCTGAAGCTAAGCACATGCCAAATGGGTATTACTTTGTACCTGCAATGTCAGTGATCATGAAGACTCTGGCCCTGAAGATGCAAGATTTATTTTTGATGCCTCAAGTCATTGAGAACATGGCGAGTAGTAGTCAAGTGAGGCCTTTGAGGAAAACATACTATTTTGGACTCACATTGCTGAGGTTGGTTATACATTTCTATTACTACATCAGAGATCCATGTCCATTCAATTATGATGGTGGTGATGCATTAATCTACAACCAA CCCAAAGAAAAGAGTCCAAAACGGGAGGCAAGTGATATCCATTTCCTTACCCGGCGGCACAAAACCATGAAAGAGAAGAGTAGCACCGCAGCTGATATCACCACCGTTCATCACCGGAAGCAAAGCACCTCCACATCAAACTTGAGCGAGAGAGAGGGAGCTGCAACAAGGATAGATGCGAGTTCCTGTCAGTATTAG
- the LOC130934896 gene encoding uncharacterized protein LOC130934896: MFLCRRQFPEVRTPELLARLVDVVSSSGGSNRNMNTIANAAGSSSRPAVASSSVPVYEPVVQHVASPSFAVDLNATEGDEVVERENLPNALVGVAPVGVGDGFLDDEDEDDVEPDMIDDDSADDIGATGPALEVGGSSSGTQQYPPHFSSLDLDAMRHEGVLGHAVGFGARDAEGSTSLTEFQVGQQFQDKDEALLSVKTYSIRRGVQYKVVESDHRRYVGKCSEFGNGCTWLIRLSLRKRKGIWEVKRYNGPHTCLATSISSDHRSLDYHVISAFIMPMVRANASVSIKVLLNATAAHFGFRPTYRRVWMAKQKSIALIYGDWDESYNDLPRWVLGVQLTMPGSVVVLKTSPVRVGGQVDESQAYFHRLFWTFPPCIEAFRHCKPLISIDGTHLYGKYGGTLLIAIAQDGNSNILPVAFALVEGENAESWTFFLSHLRQHVTPQPGLLVISDRHNGIKAALEAPNGGWLPPSAYRAFCIRHVAANFALTFKGKDARRLLVNAAYAKTEVEFDYWFDILRSEDPAMCEWANRIDYSLWTQHRDEGRRFGHMTTNISECVNSILKGVRNLPVASLVKATYCRLAELFVRKGREAEAQMGTGQQFSQHLVKCIEANMKTARCFTVTLYDRDNSEFTVAETTPTGSFSLGTYRVSLASRTCDCGYFQALHFPCQHALACCAYSRVTWTSYVHSVYQISSVFNVYRMGFTPPIPEGFWPPYDGPTVIPDPAMRRAREGRPRSTRIRTNMDEADPNRPKRCGLCRQPGHTRRSCPQVAGSSQTGHH, translated from the coding sequence ATGTTTCTCTGTCGGCGGCAGTTTCCGGAGGTGAGGACACCGGAGTTGTTGGCCCGGCTGGTTGATGTTGTATCCAGCTCCGGCGGTTCGAACAGGAATATGAACACTATAGCGAATGCAGCAGGTTCTAGTTCCCGGCCTGCCGTTGCTTCCTCGTCCGTCCCTGTGTACGAACCAGTGGTCCAACATGTCGCCTCCCCATCTTTCGCTGTTGACCTCAATGCCACCGAAGGCGACGAGGTAGTGGAAAGGGAAAATTTGCCGAACGCTTTAGTGGGAGTTGCACCTGTTGGCGTAGGAGACGGTTTTTTGGACGATGAAGACGAGGATGACGTCGAGCCGGATATGATTGACGATGATAGCGCTGATGATATTGGAGCGACTGGGCCTGCATTGGAGGTAGGTGGTTCTAGCTCTGGCACACAGCAGTATCCACCACATTTTTCCTCATTGGACTTGGACGCCATGAGACATGAGGGGGTTTTAGGGCACGCTGTTGGATTCGGAGCTAGAGATGCGGAAGGGAGTACTAGTCTGACAGAGTTCCAGGTTGGTCAGCAATTCCAGGATAAAGATGAGGCCCTTTTAAGTGTGAAGACTTACAGCATCCGGCGAGGGGTACAGTACAAGGTGGTGGAGTCCGATCACCGCCGGTATGTGGGCAAGTGTTCCGAGTTTGGGAATGGGTGCACATGGTTGATTCGACTGAGTCTCCGGAAGCGCAAGGGCATCTGGGAGGTCAAACGGTACAATGGACCTCACACTTGCCTGGCCACATCCATCTCTAGTGACCACAGGAGTTTGGATTATCATGTGATTTCGGCTTTCATTATGCCAATGGTTAGGGCCAATGCATCCGTGAGCATCAAGGTGCTCCTGAACGCCACGGCAGCGCACTTTGGTTTTAGGCCGACTTACCGGAGGGTTTGGATGGCGAAGCAGAAATCTATTGCCCTCATATACGGTGACTGGGATGAGTCCTACAACGACCTGCCTAGGTGGGTCTTGGGTGTCCAGCTGACGATGCCTGGGAGTGTTGTGGTCCTGAAGACGAGCCCGGTTCGAGTTGGAGGACAGGTGGACGAATCTCAAGCGTACTTCCACAGACTTTTCTGGACTTTCCCGCCCTGCATCGAGGCATTCCGTCATTGCAAGCCGCTAATCAGCATTGACGGCACACATTTGTATGGGAAGTATGGGGGAACGTTGCTCATCGCGATTGCACAGGATGGGAACTCCAACATTCTACCTGTGGCATTCGCACTAGTAGAGGGTGAGAACGCGGAATCCTGGACATTCTTTCTCTCACACCTTCGACAGCACGTGACCCCGCAGCCCGGTCTGCTGGTTATATCGGACAGGCACAACGGCATCAAGGCTGCACTTGAGGCCCCTAACGGCGGTTGGCTACCGCCATCTGCGTACCGTGCATTCTGCATACGACACGTTGCGGCTAATTTTGCCCTAACCTTCAAGGGCAAAGACGCTAGGAGGCTACTAGTGAACGCGGCGTATGCGAAGACCGAGGTTGAATTTGATTACTGGTTTGATATCCTGCGATCTGAAGATCCGGCGATGTGTGAGTGGGCGAACCGGATTGATTACTCGTTGTGGACTCAGCATCGTGATGAGGGGCGGAGATTCGGTCACATGACGACGAACATCTCCGAGTGTGTGAACTCTATCCTGAAGGGGGTCAGAAATCTCCCTGTAGCATCCCTGGTGAAGGCAACATATTGTAGGCTTGCGGAACTGTTTGTTCGCAAGGGGAGAGAGGCTGAGGCCCAGATGGGAACAGGACAACAATTCAGTCAGCATTTGGTGAAGTGTATTGAGGCCAACATGAAGACGGCCAGGTGCTTCACGGTGACGCTGTATGACCGGGATAACTCCGAGTTCACTGTAGCAGAGACTACTCCGACTGGTTCTTTCTCCTTGGGTACTTACAGAGTATCACTTGCCTCTCGGACATGTGACTGCGGGTACTTCCAGGCTCTTCATTTCCCGTGTCAGCATGCACTTGCGTGCTGTGCATACTCACGGGTCACCTGGACCTCTTACGTTCACAGCGTCTATCAGATTAGCTCGGTCTTCAATGTGTATCGGATGGGATTCACACCTCCCATCCCGGAGGGCTTCTGGCCACCTTACGACGGGCCCACAGTGATTCCAGACCCTGCCATGAGACGTGCCAGAGAGGGTCGTCCTAGATCCACTAGGATACGGACGAACATGGACGAGGCGGATCCGAATCGACCAAAGAGGTGCGGCCTATGTCGCCAACCTGGACACACGCGACGTAGTTGCCCACAGGTTGCAGGCTCGTCTCAGACAGGACACCATTAG